The following are encoded together in the Kribbella voronezhensis genome:
- a CDS encoding DUF2207 domain-containing protein: MSLKRRLLPAALFVSFATAFVALGTVPAQAADDQITGYAAEATLTRDGVLQVKETVDLTTGGDTFRRTLTNRVRSDAEQDRTYELGDVSATVNGKPAEGLENSAVDNGRQISVKVSGRSKVVYTYTVSNVVADSTEGREVSWPIVQGFSAAIPKATVVVNVPFATWVTCFSGRVGSSMPCTSSQLAENAALQIEQDGVPAGGRLTFLTGLSDQATVKPNAQFKTRWTLGRAFTVDSSTLGLSALLLGLGLLGAAALWFFRGRDAGKTVAGGPERPVLDGADGPQFAAPDGIRPGQVGTVVDETADVVDITATLLDLAVRNYLTIEELPRQSQFGKLDWQLRRLNAGGPELLPYEKALLDAVFADGETVVVSTLGPALRPRLGLVREHLYADVVTQGWFASRPDAVRNRWSTAGLVLLGAGVILTIVLAVVSKFGLVGFAVMLAGAALTLAGQVAPARTARGAAVLGRVAGLQAYLSNESSADLPQSHRLEFASRCLPYAAVLGLTEKWAQEIAATDDDDDPDAGIGWYSGPENWHLSDIGESLSNFVTAFGGTLTHARRLF, encoded by the coding sequence ATGTCACTGAAGCGCCGCCTCTTGCCGGCCGCCCTGTTCGTGTCGTTCGCGACCGCTTTCGTTGCCCTCGGCACGGTCCCCGCGCAGGCGGCGGACGACCAGATCACCGGGTACGCCGCCGAGGCGACCCTGACGCGGGACGGTGTCCTGCAGGTCAAGGAGACCGTCGACCTGACAACGGGCGGCGACACGTTCCGCCGTACGCTGACCAACCGGGTGCGCTCGGACGCGGAGCAGGACCGCACCTACGAGCTCGGCGACGTGTCGGCCACGGTGAACGGCAAGCCCGCGGAGGGTCTGGAGAACTCGGCCGTCGACAACGGCCGGCAGATCAGCGTGAAGGTGTCCGGCCGGTCCAAGGTCGTCTACACCTACACGGTGAGCAACGTGGTGGCCGACTCGACAGAGGGCCGCGAGGTCAGCTGGCCGATCGTGCAGGGCTTCAGTGCGGCCATCCCGAAGGCGACCGTGGTCGTCAACGTTCCGTTCGCCACGTGGGTCACCTGCTTCTCCGGCCGGGTCGGCTCGAGCATGCCGTGTACTTCGTCGCAGCTGGCGGAGAACGCTGCCCTGCAGATCGAGCAGGACGGCGTGCCCGCCGGTGGCCGGTTGACCTTCCTGACCGGGCTGAGCGACCAGGCGACCGTCAAGCCCAACGCGCAGTTCAAGACACGCTGGACCCTCGGGCGCGCGTTCACTGTCGACTCCTCGACGCTCGGCCTGAGCGCGTTGCTGCTGGGCCTCGGACTGCTCGGTGCGGCGGCGCTGTGGTTCTTCCGCGGCCGTGACGCCGGCAAGACCGTCGCCGGTGGACCGGAGCGTCCTGTGCTGGACGGAGCCGACGGGCCGCAGTTCGCCGCGCCCGATGGGATCCGGCCCGGCCAGGTCGGCACTGTGGTGGACGAGACCGCAGACGTCGTGGACATCACCGCGACCCTGCTGGACCTTGCCGTGCGCAATTACCTGACGATCGAAGAGCTGCCGCGGCAGAGCCAGTTCGGCAAGCTGGACTGGCAGCTGCGGCGACTGAACGCCGGCGGTCCGGAGTTGCTCCCGTACGAGAAGGCTTTGCTGGACGCCGTCTTCGCCGATGGGGAGACCGTCGTAGTGTCCACGCTCGGACCGGCGCTGCGGCCGCGCCTCGGCCTGGTCCGCGAGCACCTGTACGCCGATGTCGTCACGCAAGGGTGGTTCGCGAGCCGGCCGGACGCAGTACGGAACCGCTGGTCGACGGCGGGCCTCGTCCTGCTCGGTGCAGGGGTGATCCTGACGATCGTGCTGGCAGTTGTCAGCAAGTTCGGGCTGGTCGGGTTCGCGGTGATGCTGGCCGGTGCGGCGTTGACGCTGGCCGGGCAGGTTGCCCCGGCGCGGACGGCCCGCGGCGCCGCAGTACTGGGTCGTGTGGCCGGGCTGCAGGCGTACCTGAGCAACGAGAGCTCTGCCGATCTGCCGCAGAGTCACCGGTTGGAGTTCGCGTCCCGCTGCCTGCCGTACGCCGCCGTACTGGGCCTGACGGAGAAGTGGGCGCAGGAGATCGCCGCCACGGACGACGACGATGACCCGGATGCGGGGATCGGCTGGTACTCGGGCCCGGAGAACTGGCACCTCTCCGACATCGGCGAGTCGCTGTCCAACTTCGTCACGGCCTTCGGTGGCACGCTGACGCACGCGCGCCGCCTGTTCTGA
- a CDS encoding neutral zinc metallopeptidase produces the protein MSNPYGYGGGPQSRPAPPPGVLPPPQAAPWQQQPGPFPQQPGPFPQQGGQHPQYQQPGAPYQQPGGPYQQPGGQYPQQGQQYPGQWAQPYYGGPGQFNGFQPQRRKSGAAKFVLIGFVVVAFLGITLAVLGVMLGGSTDTTADPSVSGPSIVPTATTKPEKGSAEDYLLNSPLYQAGALQEMNCPAEKLGDGSLDAQKRYYTKLFSCLNDAWRPVFSKLGESQPDPGLVVFDKPVSTPCGSFKPLSGRVLAFYCYGNHVMYTDVLQMNKAFGPKEDLAYLMTIAHEYGHHVQGVSGLFYARAVYLQDHPSEKLESSRRNELQASCLGGVFSRAVAKSYPLTKRMKEFEYQASNSFGESEDTPEDERTHGLATSQGFWIENGFNIGETKACNTFAAPTKLVN, from the coding sequence GTGAGCAACCCGTACGGGTACGGCGGCGGTCCCCAGAGCCGGCCGGCTCCCCCGCCCGGTGTACTCCCACCACCCCAGGCAGCTCCCTGGCAACAGCAGCCTGGTCCGTTCCCCCAGCAGCCGGGTCCCTTCCCGCAGCAGGGCGGCCAGCACCCGCAGTACCAGCAACCGGGCGCCCCGTACCAGCAACCGGGCGGCCCGTACCAGCAGCCAGGTGGTCAGTACCCGCAGCAGGGCCAGCAGTACCCCGGGCAATGGGCCCAGCCGTACTACGGCGGCCCGGGCCAGTTCAACGGCTTCCAGCCGCAGCGCCGCAAGTCGGGTGCGGCCAAGTTCGTCCTGATCGGCTTCGTCGTGGTCGCCTTCCTCGGCATCACGCTCGCCGTGCTCGGGGTGATGCTGGGCGGCAGCACCGATACCACTGCGGACCCGAGCGTCAGCGGCCCCTCCATCGTGCCGACCGCGACCACCAAGCCGGAGAAGGGCTCGGCCGAGGACTACCTGCTCAACAGCCCGCTCTACCAGGCCGGTGCGCTGCAGGAGATGAACTGCCCGGCCGAGAAGCTCGGCGACGGCAGCCTGGACGCCCAGAAGCGGTACTACACCAAGCTGTTCAGCTGCCTCAACGACGCCTGGCGTCCGGTGTTCAGCAAGCTCGGCGAGAGCCAGCCGGATCCTGGTCTGGTGGTGTTCGACAAGCCCGTCAGTACTCCGTGTGGCAGCTTCAAGCCGCTGTCCGGCCGTGTGCTGGCGTTCTACTGCTACGGCAACCACGTGATGTACACGGACGTGCTGCAGATGAACAAGGCGTTCGGCCCCAAGGAGGACCTCGCCTACCTGATGACGATCGCGCACGAGTACGGCCACCACGTGCAGGGCGTCAGCGGGCTGTTCTACGCGCGAGCCGTCTACCTGCAGGACCATCCCAGCGAGAAGCTGGAGAGCTCACGCCGCAACGAACTGCAGGCCTCCTGTCTGGGCGGCGTGTTCAGCCGGGCCGTGGCGAAGTCGTACCCGCTGACGAAGCGGATGAAGGAGTTCGAGTACCAGGCGAGCAACAGCTTCGGTGAGTCGGAGGACACTCCGGAGGACGAGCGGACGCACGGTCTGGCCACCAGCCAGGGCTTCTGGATCGAGAACGGCTTCAACATCGGCGAGACCAAGGCCTGCAACACCTTCGCGGCGCCGACCAAGCTGGTGAACTAG
- a CDS encoding Pls/PosA family non-ribosomal peptide synthetase, whose product MTLRRGDSAPPERTLVDILQATAASHPDEPALDDGSVSLSYTELLNRTTKFARRLTELGIGPGDRVGVRISSGHNDLYVAILGTLQAGAAYVPVDADDPEERAELVFGEAAVAAIVTDDLEVRSTRPVPEPDEDGYYDFPYSARMDAPDEASAPGRPDTDGPTPDDDAWIIFTSGSTGVPKGVAVTHRSAAAFVDAEARLFLQSEPIGPEDRVLAGLSVAFDASCEEMWLAWRYGACLVPAPRSLVRSGMDLGPWLVAQGITVVSTVPTLAALWPADALDQVRLLIFGGEACPPELAERLAVDGREVWNTYGPTEATVVACGAQLTGAGQVRIGLPLDGWDLAVVDAAGNEVPEGGTGELIIGGVGLARYLDPAKDAEKFAPMPALGWERAYRSGDLVRNESEGLVFMGRADEQIKLGGRRIELGEVDAALQALPGVTGAAAAVRASAAGNQLLVGYVVPEDPEAFDSKAATERLREELPAALVPLLAITDTLPTRTSGKVDRNALPWPLPGMETDGPPAELDGTAGWLAERWTKVLGATVTGADNDFFLHGGGSLAAAQLVSLLRERYAEATVSDIYEYPRLGALADRLDSFTTSQEPVEIREVRPTPPGTQLLQTALTLLLQTVVGVRWLVWLFTLNNLLAWSDGPHPWMRTVSWWWILAGWLILITPAGRMGIAVVGARLLLRGVKPGVYPRGGNVHVRLWAAENLADAAGAANLAGAPWIAYYARALGAKVGRGVDLHTLPPVTGFFTMGRGASIEPEVDLSGYWIDGDRLHVGTVTVGAEAVVGSRSTLLPGAEIGRNAEIAAGSAVSGKVPPAERWSGSPASRVGRARHPWPDERPARAPWWVLAYGAASALMSLLPLAAAALAVVILGHAVRGTASLGDAAVQALWAIPLMTLVGFAALAVLTLIGVRLLGIGIKPGHYPVRSRIGWQVWATERLLDSARTLLFPLYASLLTPWWLRALGAKIGRDVEASTVLLLPKMTTVGDGAFLADDTMIASYELGGGWLHVAGAKVGKRAFLGNSGMTAPGRSVPKNGLVAVLSAAPKKSKAGTSWLGSPPVKLRRQAVDGDQSRTFNPPLRLKFARAAVELCRFVPMMCTVLIALGVLFCLQALDLWLGPWATFVLSGAVILAAGAVAGAMATISKWLIVGRTKAIEYPLWSSFVWRNEVVDTFVEMVAAPWFANAAAGTPVLTLWLRTLGAKIGKGVWCETYWLPEADLITLGDGVAVNRGCVLQTHLFHDRVMSMSTVTFGAGSTLGPHGIILPAASIGAGATVGPVSLVMRGETVPAGTRWAGNPIAPWQG is encoded by the coding sequence GTGACACTGCGACGGGGGGACAGCGCTCCGCCCGAGCGAACCTTGGTGGACATCCTGCAGGCGACTGCGGCGAGCCACCCGGATGAACCGGCACTCGACGACGGCAGCGTCAGTCTCAGCTACACCGAACTGCTCAACCGGACAACGAAGTTCGCCCGCCGGCTGACCGAGCTCGGCATCGGCCCCGGTGACCGGGTCGGCGTCCGGATCTCGTCCGGCCACAACGACCTGTACGTCGCGATCCTCGGCACCCTGCAAGCCGGCGCCGCCTACGTGCCGGTCGACGCCGACGATCCCGAGGAGCGCGCCGAACTCGTCTTCGGCGAAGCCGCCGTCGCCGCGATCGTCACCGACGACCTGGAAGTCAGGAGCACCCGACCCGTCCCGGAGCCGGACGAGGACGGGTACTACGACTTCCCGTACTCCGCCCGGATGGACGCTCCCGACGAGGCCTCAGCCCCTGGCCGGCCGGACACCGACGGGCCGACCCCCGACGACGACGCCTGGATCATCTTCACCTCCGGCTCGACCGGCGTACCGAAGGGTGTCGCGGTCACGCATCGTTCGGCGGCCGCCTTCGTGGACGCCGAGGCGCGGCTCTTCCTGCAGTCCGAACCGATCGGCCCCGAGGACCGGGTCCTGGCCGGCCTGTCGGTCGCGTTCGACGCGTCCTGCGAGGAGATGTGGCTCGCCTGGCGGTACGGCGCCTGCCTGGTTCCCGCGCCGCGATCACTCGTCCGCAGTGGGATGGACCTCGGACCATGGCTGGTCGCACAGGGCATCACCGTCGTGTCGACGGTGCCGACACTGGCCGCCCTGTGGCCGGCGGACGCGCTCGACCAGGTCAGGCTGTTGATCTTCGGCGGCGAGGCGTGCCCACCCGAACTGGCTGAGCGGCTCGCCGTCGACGGACGCGAGGTCTGGAACACGTACGGCCCGACCGAGGCGACCGTGGTCGCCTGCGGCGCCCAGTTGACCGGGGCAGGCCAGGTCCGGATCGGGTTGCCGTTGGACGGCTGGGACCTGGCCGTGGTGGATGCCGCAGGCAACGAAGTACCGGAGGGCGGAACCGGTGAGCTGATCATCGGTGGGGTCGGGCTGGCCCGGTACCTCGATCCGGCCAAGGACGCGGAGAAGTTCGCGCCGATGCCGGCACTGGGCTGGGAGCGCGCCTACCGCAGTGGCGACCTGGTCCGCAACGAGTCGGAGGGCCTGGTGTTCATGGGCCGAGCCGACGAGCAGATCAAGCTCGGTGGCCGCCGGATCGAGCTGGGTGAAGTGGACGCCGCTCTGCAGGCTCTTCCTGGCGTCACGGGCGCTGCGGCCGCAGTACGGGCCAGTGCCGCGGGGAATCAGTTGCTGGTCGGCTACGTAGTACCGGAGGATCCAGAAGCGTTCGACAGCAAGGCTGCTACCGAACGACTGCGGGAGGAGTTGCCTGCGGCACTGGTCCCGCTCCTGGCCATCACCGACACGTTGCCGACCAGGACCTCGGGCAAAGTGGATCGCAACGCACTGCCCTGGCCACTGCCGGGCATGGAGACGGACGGGCCGCCTGCTGAGCTGGACGGCACTGCTGGCTGGCTGGCCGAGCGGTGGACGAAGGTCCTCGGCGCCACCGTCACCGGGGCGGACAACGACTTCTTCCTGCACGGTGGCGGCAGCCTCGCCGCCGCGCAACTCGTCTCACTCCTGAGAGAGCGGTACGCCGAGGCGACGGTCAGCGACATCTACGAGTACCCGCGGCTCGGTGCGCTCGCAGACCGGCTCGACTCGTTCACCACTTCTCAGGAGCCGGTCGAGATCCGTGAGGTCCGTCCGACTCCACCTGGGACGCAACTACTGCAGACCGCACTGACCTTGCTGCTCCAGACCGTCGTCGGTGTTCGCTGGCTCGTCTGGCTCTTCACACTGAACAACCTGCTCGCCTGGTCGGACGGTCCGCATCCCTGGATGCGCACGGTGTCCTGGTGGTGGATCCTGGCCGGCTGGCTGATCCTGATCACTCCTGCCGGGCGCATGGGGATCGCTGTCGTCGGTGCGCGGCTCTTGCTGCGTGGCGTGAAACCAGGCGTCTACCCGCGGGGCGGCAACGTCCACGTGCGACTCTGGGCCGCAGAGAACCTCGCTGACGCCGCAGGGGCGGCCAACCTTGCCGGAGCGCCCTGGATCGCTTACTACGCAAGGGCTCTCGGCGCGAAGGTCGGTCGCGGCGTAGACCTGCACACTCTCCCGCCCGTGACGGGGTTCTTCACGATGGGCCGTGGCGCGTCGATCGAGCCAGAGGTCGACCTGTCCGGCTACTGGATCGACGGCGACCGCCTGCACGTCGGCACTGTCACAGTAGGAGCAGAGGCCGTTGTCGGGTCGCGCAGCACCCTCCTGCCGGGCGCCGAGATCGGTCGCAACGCAGAGATCGCCGCCGGCTCCGCGGTGTCGGGCAAGGTACCGCCGGCCGAACGCTGGTCCGGATCACCGGCCAGCCGCGTCGGCAGAGCTCGTCACCCCTGGCCCGACGAACGCCCGGCGCGGGCTCCGTGGTGGGTCCTCGCGTACGGCGCTGCTTCGGCCCTCATGTCGCTCTTGCCGTTGGCTGCCGCTGCGCTTGCTGTCGTCATCCTCGGCCACGCGGTCCGAGGTACCGCCTCGCTCGGCGACGCCGCAGTACAGGCGTTGTGGGCCATCCCGCTGATGACACTGGTCGGTTTCGCAGCCTTGGCCGTCCTGACCCTGATCGGCGTACGGCTGCTCGGTATCGGGATCAAGCCCGGTCACTACCCGGTGCGTAGCCGGATCGGCTGGCAGGTGTGGGCTACCGAGCGCCTGCTGGACTCCGCCCGGACACTGCTGTTCCCGCTCTATGCGAGCCTGTTGACGCCGTGGTGGTTGCGCGCGCTCGGCGCGAAGATCGGCCGCGATGTCGAAGCGTCGACGGTGCTGCTGCTACCGAAGATGACCACCGTCGGCGACGGCGCGTTCCTGGCCGACGACACGATGATCGCGTCGTACGAACTGGGCGGCGGCTGGCTGCACGTGGCCGGCGCGAAGGTCGGCAAACGGGCCTTCCTCGGCAACTCGGGGATGACCGCGCCCGGCCGCTCGGTGCCGAAGAACGGGCTGGTCGCTGTACTGTCGGCCGCGCCCAAGAAGTCGAAGGCCGGTACGTCGTGGCTCGGCAGCCCACCGGTGAAGTTGCGCCGGCAGGCCGTCGACGGTGACCAGAGCCGCACGTTCAACCCGCCGCTGCGGCTGAAGTTCGCCCGGGCCGCGGTGGAGCTGTGCCGGTTCGTCCCGATGATGTGCACGGTGCTGATCGCTCTGGGTGTGCTGTTCTGTCTGCAGGCGCTCGACCTCTGGCTCGGACCGTGGGCGACCTTCGTCCTGTCCGGCGCCGTGATCCTCGCCGCCGGTGCGGTGGCGGGCGCGATGGCGACGATCTCGAAGTGGCTCATCGTCGGCCGGACCAAGGCGATCGAGTACCCGTTGTGGAGCTCGTTCGTCTGGCGGAACGAGGTCGTCGACACCTTCGTCGAGATGGTCGCCGCCCCCTGGTTCGCGAACGCCGCCGCCGGTACGCCGGTGCTGACGCTCTGGCTGCGCACCCTCGGCGCGAAGATCGGCAAGGGGGTCTGGTGCGAGACCTACTGGCTGCCCGAGGCCGACCTGATCACGCTCGGCGACGGCGTCGCGGTGAATCGCGGCTGCGTTCTCCAGACGCACCTGTTCCATGACAGGGTGATGTCCATGAGTACCGTCACCTTCGGCGCCGGATCGACTCTCGGGCCGCACGGCATCATCTTGCCGGCGGCCTCGATCGGAGCCGGCGCGACCGTCGGACCGGTGTCGCTGGTGATGCGCGGTGAGACAGTGCCGGCCGGCACCCGCTGGGCCGGCAACCCGATCGCGCCCTGGCAGGGTTGA
- a CDS encoding M1 family metallopeptidase: protein MVSRAPKADVKGRPGADSGDPYVPGHGNGGYRVESYELDLDYRVNSNRLTGKATITAVATHALSRFSLDLTGLRVSKVAVNGRRPGRYAHRNGKLYIWPATDIADGAEFTVDVQYAGNPAPVDSPWGELGWEELTEGVIVASQPCGAATWFPCNDHPGDKAHYRITISTDSPYQVVANGRLVSRRTKASRTSWVFDQAAPMATYLATVQIGRYDVLELASSPVTIRAVLPASQVRDFRSDFGRQQDMMKLFNRLFGPYPFGGYTVVVTDDALEIPLEAQGISVFGSNHVDGRRGAERLVAHELAHQWFGNSLTPSTWQDIWLNEGFACYAEWLWSEDSGGLTAAQQVSKAHSRLRGLDQDLVLSDPGPELMFDDRLYKRGAITLHVLRRQLGDDAFFDLLRAWTKTNRHGSVTTADFIALAQTFSPDPDATLALFAVWLDAPELPDLPRTSRRRR, encoded by the coding sequence ATGGTTTCCCGTGCCCCCAAAGCGGACGTCAAAGGCCGGCCGGGTGCTGACAGCGGCGATCCGTATGTCCCCGGTCACGGCAACGGCGGATACCGGGTCGAGTCGTACGAGCTGGATCTCGACTACCGGGTCAACAGCAACCGCCTGACCGGCAAGGCGACCATCACGGCCGTCGCCACGCACGCGCTGTCCCGGTTCAGCCTCGACCTGACCGGCCTGCGCGTCTCGAAGGTCGCCGTCAACGGCCGCCGCCCGGGCCGGTACGCGCATCGCAACGGCAAGCTCTACATCTGGCCCGCCACCGACATCGCCGACGGCGCGGAGTTCACGGTCGACGTCCAGTACGCCGGTAATCCCGCGCCGGTCGACAGCCCCTGGGGCGAGCTCGGCTGGGAGGAACTCACCGAGGGTGTGATCGTCGCCAGCCAGCCGTGCGGCGCGGCGACCTGGTTCCCCTGCAACGACCACCCGGGTGACAAGGCGCACTACCGCATCACGATCAGCACGGATTCGCCGTACCAGGTGGTCGCGAACGGGCGCCTCGTCTCACGGCGTACGAAGGCGAGCCGGACCAGCTGGGTCTTCGACCAGGCCGCGCCGATGGCGACATACCTGGCCACCGTGCAGATCGGCCGGTACGACGTACTCGAGCTGGCCTCGTCGCCGGTGACCATCCGCGCCGTCCTGCCGGCCTCGCAGGTGCGCGATTTCCGCTCGGACTTCGGCCGCCAGCAGGACATGATGAAGCTGTTCAACCGCCTGTTCGGACCGTACCCTTTCGGCGGGTACACCGTCGTGGTGACGGACGACGCACTCGAGATTCCCCTTGAGGCACAGGGGATTTCGGTGTTCGGCAGCAACCATGTGGACGGCCGGCGCGGGGCCGAACGCCTGGTCGCGCACGAGCTCGCCCACCAATGGTTCGGCAACAGCCTGACGCCGTCGACCTGGCAGGACATCTGGCTGAACGAGGGTTTCGCCTGCTACGCCGAGTGGTTGTGGTCGGAGGACTCGGGCGGCCTGACCGCTGCCCAGCAGGTCTCGAAGGCCCACAGCCGGCTGCGCGGCCTCGACCAGGATCTCGTCCTCTCGGATCCGGGTCCGGAGCTGATGTTCGACGACCGCCTCTACAAACGCGGCGCGATCACCTTGCACGTCCTACGCCGGCAACTCGGTGACGACGCGTTCTTCGACCTTCTGCGCGCCTGGACCAAGACGAACCGGCACGGCTCGGTGACCACAGCCGACTTCATCGCGCTGGCGCAGACGTTCTCCCCTGACCCGGATGCCACCCTGGCCCTGTTCGCCGTCTGGCTCGACGCCCCAGAGCTCCCCGACCTCCCCAGAACTTCTCGCCGTCGCAGGTGA
- a CDS encoding DinB family protein, producing MTTLTQNLLDLSDFAWQRLRARVEGLTDDEYFWEPFPGCWSVRRLADGFAPDHNPLADPPPFTTLAWRITHIIDILQEDRTATWFGQQPAAEDGTPPVPSSAAEAIKALEHSYAVWRGRLAALNQDDLERPMGPVAGMYADHDGTAFALHILDELIHHGAEVGTVRDFYTGQRAEDPLVVALLDGDRSTASEEALDLLRRQRPGLIAEAAAAQRWEALPLLTELGFDVSGRTASGKTAAHFAAGAGNLSALRLLVANGTDLSLKDGDFEATPLGWAEWFKQAEAADFLREQDS from the coding sequence ATGACGACGCTCACCCAGAATCTCCTGGATCTGTCCGACTTCGCCTGGCAACGCCTGCGGGCCCGGGTCGAGGGTCTGACCGACGACGAGTACTTCTGGGAGCCCTTCCCCGGTTGCTGGTCCGTCCGCCGTCTTGCGGACGGGTTCGCACCCGATCACAACCCGCTGGCCGATCCGCCGCCGTTCACCACGCTGGCCTGGCGGATCACGCACATCATCGACATCCTCCAGGAGGATCGGACCGCGACCTGGTTCGGTCAGCAACCGGCTGCCGAGGACGGCACCCCGCCGGTGCCCAGCAGCGCGGCCGAGGCCATCAAGGCCCTCGAACACTCGTACGCCGTCTGGCGTGGCCGACTCGCCGCGCTCAACCAGGACGACCTGGAGCGACCGATGGGCCCAGTAGCGGGGATGTACGCCGACCATGACGGCACCGCGTTCGCTCTGCACATCCTCGACGAACTCATCCACCACGGCGCCGAAGTCGGCACCGTCCGCGACTTCTACACCGGCCAGCGGGCCGAGGATCCCCTCGTCGTCGCGCTGCTGGACGGCGATCGCAGTACGGCGTCCGAGGAGGCTCTCGACCTCCTCCGCCGGCAGCGGCCCGGATTGATCGCGGAGGCCGCTGCCGCCCAGCGATGGGAAGCACTCCCGCTTCTCACCGAACTCGGCTTCGACGTGAGCGGGCGAACCGCTTCCGGCAAGACCGCGGCCCACTTCGCCGCCGGCGCCGGCAATCTCTCCGCACTCCGCCTCTTGGTTGCCAACGGCACCGACTTGTCCCTGAAAGACGGCGATTTCGAAGCCACGCCGCTTGGCTGGGCCGAGTGGTTCAAGCAGGCCGAAGCTGCAGATTTCCTGCGCGAGCAGGACAGCTAG
- a CDS encoding neutral zinc metallopeptidase, which yields MPPQSPWSSTPQSGAGQPNPWSAAASTPYPPAGTPYPPAGSQSGPTGPQGGPPGFQGFPPATGPAQGGQPSWQYPPIPIPKPPGAGRRRKPRGTPKGLLIGLVVLAVLVVGTGVTYALRNNGDDNKATVTDTPSATPSETPSETPSETPSASPTPTPTPTVKPKPKPRQLTPYELVAKNKLYAVGAVQASRCTEPPYRPTTFAAVKAYYNRMLPCLNRTWWLAMQKAKLPFRAPHVIVYANTVKTPCGIERGTRGFYCGANEAIYMPFNVDYNNYKVNPIYTRAWMLNTFAHEYGHHVQQLTGIFGASFARQATMADPAMRLLESRKRELQASCLGSAYLGADAQFIPLKGELLASWKFAVANAGDEFSKPKVRDHGAKVNHNFWSTRGITYRDPRYCNTFQSPPQYTY from the coding sequence GTGCCTCCACAGAGCCCGTGGTCGAGCACACCACAAAGTGGCGCTGGGCAACCGAACCCGTGGTCCGCAGCCGCCAGTACGCCGTACCCGCCGGCCGGTACGCCGTACCCGCCCGCCGGATCGCAGAGCGGCCCCACCGGACCGCAGGGTGGCCCGCCCGGCTTCCAGGGCTTCCCGCCGGCCACCGGTCCGGCCCAGGGTGGTCAGCCGAGCTGGCAGTACCCGCCGATCCCGATCCCGAAGCCACCGGGCGCGGGCCGGCGGCGGAAGCCGCGCGGTACGCCGAAGGGCCTGCTGATCGGCCTGGTCGTGCTCGCGGTTCTGGTCGTCGGCACCGGCGTCACGTACGCGCTCCGCAACAACGGCGACGACAACAAGGCGACTGTGACGGACACCCCGTCGGCGACGCCGTCCGAGACTCCTTCGGAAACTCCTTCGGAGACACCCTCGGCAAGTCCGACGCCGACCCCGACGCCCACGGTCAAGCCGAAGCCGAAGCCGCGCCAACTCACGCCGTACGAGCTGGTCGCGAAGAACAAGCTCTACGCGGTCGGCGCCGTGCAGGCGTCGCGGTGCACCGAGCCGCCGTACCGGCCGACCACCTTCGCGGCGGTCAAGGCGTACTACAACCGCATGCTGCCGTGTCTGAACCGGACCTGGTGGCTGGCGATGCAGAAGGCCAAGCTGCCGTTCCGGGCGCCGCACGTGATCGTGTACGCCAACACGGTCAAGACACCGTGCGGAATCGAACGGGGCACGCGGGGCTTCTACTGCGGCGCCAACGAGGCGATCTACATGCCGTTCAACGTGGACTACAACAACTACAAGGTGAACCCGATCTACACCCGCGCGTGGATGCTGAACACGTTCGCGCACGAGTACGGGCACCACGTGCAGCAGCTGACCGGCATCTTCGGCGCCTCGTTCGCCCGGCAGGCGACGATGGCCGACCCGGCCATGCGGCTGCTGGAGAGCCGCAAGCGCGAACTGCAGGCCTCCTGCCTCGGTTCGGCGTACCTGGGCGCGGACGCGCAGTTCATCCCGCTCAAGGGCGAGCTGCTGGCCAGCTGGAAGTTCGCGGTCGCCAACGCCGGTGACGAGTTCTCCAAGCCGAAGGTGCGCGACCACGGCGCGAAGGTGAACCACAACTTCTGGTCCACCCGTGGAATCACCTACCGCGACCCGCGCTACTGCAACACCTTCCAGTCACCACCGCAGTACACCTACTGA